The genomic region TGACCGTTAATACCAGGCTCAGGACAACGGATGTGGCGACCGGCAGATAAAAAGTGAAGTCCCCGTTCTTTACCACTATATCTCCCGGTAGCCGCCCGGGCCATGACATCTTGCCCATGGCCATGAACACCAGACCCGTCATCATGAGTACAAGCCCCGCTACCAGGAGTGTCCTGCCTATATGCTGCATATCCCCGCTCCTTCAGGGTCCGGTTTTCAGAAAAGTTCACCCTGCCGCGCTAACCCTTTCCCCATATAACGGGCCGCCTCATCGGTAAGTTCCCGGCCGCGAGGGGTCCTCCTGAGAAAACCTATCTTTAAAAGATATGGCTCGACCACGTCCTCTATGGTATCGGATTCCTCGTTGAGCGACGAAGCTATGGCCTCTATGCCTACCGGCCCGCCCTTGTATGAAGTATGGATGATCTCGAGAAGTCTCCGATCCAGCCGGTTCAGGCCCTTTTCATCTATCCCGTGCATCTCCAGGGCCTTCACGGCCGACCCGGAATTTATGGTCCCGTCGGACTTGACCTCGACCCAGTCCCTTACCCTCCTGAGCAGCCGGTTGGCTATTCTCGGCGTTCCCCTGGAACGGGATGCTATTACCCTGGCGCCGTCGTCGTCTATGGAGATCCCGAGGAGTTTAGCCGATCGTTTGATTATGTCACAGAGCTGTTCCG from Candidatus Omnitrophota bacterium harbors:
- a CDS encoding DUF2905 domain-containing protein, whose product is MQHIGRTLLVAGLVLMMTGLVFMAMGKMSWPGRLPGDIVVKNGDFTFYLPVATSVVLSLVLTVMFSIFSKR